A genomic window from Pecten maximus chromosome 2, xPecMax1.1, whole genome shotgun sequence includes:
- the LOC117322270 gene encoding putative per-hexamer repeat protein 5, with amino-acid sequence MTGAATTTLTGVATATLTGVATASMTGEGTASMTGAATTTLTGVATASMTGEGTATLTGVGTATLTGEGTATLMGEGTATLTGEGTATLTGEGTASMTGEGTASMTGRQEYGNCGG; translated from the coding sequence ATGACGGGAGCGGCCACAACGACATTGACGGGAGTGGCCACAGCGACATTGACGGGAGTGGCCACAGCGTCAATGACGGGAGAGGGCACAGCGTCAATGACGGGAGCGGCCACAACGACATTGACGGGAGTGGCCACAGCGTCAATGACGGGAGAGGGCACAGCGACATTGACGGGAGTGGGCACAGCGACATTGACGGGAGAGGGCACAGCGACATTGATGGGAGAGGGCACAGCGACATTGACGGGAGAGGGCACAGCGACATTGACGGGAGAGGGCACAGCGTCAATGACGGGAGAGGGCACAGCGTCAATGACGGGAAGACAAGAGTATGGGAATTGTGGCGGATAG